Proteins encoded together in one Streptomyces sp. NBC_01216 window:
- a CDS encoding transglycosylase SLT domain-containing protein: MPANGKHRRPKRRPLARGIALISTGSAALTLPLVASATAHAAPEITPAIATANAAANVSQKITESLPAAPATTPKTYTVAPGDSLSMIAYEQGVRGGWKVLYRANHDAVGDNPSLIHPGLKLTLHRNSTAAKPKSSAPAQKTKTKTAEPAQATSTDRASRSQQRTTPAPQTQAAAPVAAKNYTNDLDGWIRESLDVMAQHGIPGSYEGIHRNIMRESSGNPQAVNNWDSNAAAGTPSKGLLQVIQPTFLAYHVPGTSMDLFDPVANITAACNYAADRYGSIDNVFGAY, from the coding sequence ATGCCTGCAAACGGTAAGCACCGACGCCCGAAGCGTCGCCCGCTCGCCCGTGGTATCGCCCTGATCAGCACGGGTAGCGCCGCCCTGACGCTTCCGCTGGTCGCGTCCGCCACCGCCCACGCGGCTCCCGAGATCACTCCTGCCATTGCCACGGCTAACGCCGCCGCAAATGTCTCTCAAAAGATCACGGAATCCCTTCCGGCGGCACCCGCCACCACCCCAAAGACGTACACCGTCGCGCCGGGGGACTCTCTCTCGATGATCGCTTACGAACAGGGCGTCCGAGGCGGTTGGAAGGTTCTCTACCGCGCCAATCACGACGCGGTCGGTGACAATCCGTCACTTATTCATCCCGGGCTCAAGCTGACGCTTCACCGGAATTCCACAGCGGCCAAGCCGAAGTCCTCCGCACCCGCGCAGAAGACGAAGACGAAGACGGCCGAGCCGGCACAGGCCACGTCCACCGACCGGGCCAGCCGATCCCAGCAGCGCACCACCCCCGCGCCGCAGACGCAGGCCGCCGCTCCCGTCGCGGCCAAGAACTACACGAACGACCTCGACGGCTGGATAAGGGAGTCGCTGGACGTGATGGCCCAGCACGGCATCCCCGGCTCCTACGAGGGAATCCACCGCAACATCATGCGCGAGTCCTCCGGCAACCCGCAGGCCGTGAACAACTGGGACTCCAACGCTGCGGCCGGCACCCCCTCGAAGGGCCTGCTGCAGGTCATCCAGCCGACGTTCCTCGCCTACCACGTGCCCGGTACGTCCATGGACCTGTTCGACCCGGTCGCCAACATCACCGCCGCCTGCAACTACGCGGCCGACCGCTACGGCTCCATCGACAACGTCTTCGGCGCCTACTGA
- a CDS encoding FecCD family ABC transporter permease encodes MSAQPTPAPVRAPSGTRVVRIGGTVSVRVRTSTILLAIGLLFLLVVAATATLTLGRLGIRLPDLPSALLGGAEGKNAFVLNRLRGPRLVVGIGTGAAFGLSGALFQSVTRNPLGSPDVIGLGAGAGAGAAVVALLLPDTVPVSAGALLGAVLAMVLVYVSTGTGFRNPVRLVVAGIGVSAMAVAVIQYVVYAVERDKATVLSAYVNGSLSARSWEDATTIWLVLAGVVPLAVLLSRDIGIGEMGDDTAAALGGRPARTKTVAVTLAIVLSAGAVSVAGPIAFISLTAPQIAKRLSRGSGPQLALSMLLGALLLVLADLAAQQMPLLENLPVGIYTMAIGGLYLGYLLVREWRRGTL; translated from the coding sequence ATGAGCGCCCAGCCGACCCCGGCTCCCGTCCGGGCGCCCTCGGGCACACGCGTCGTCAGGATCGGCGGCACGGTGTCGGTACGCGTACGCACCTCCACGATCCTCCTGGCGATCGGCCTGCTGTTCCTGCTCGTCGTCGCCGCGACGGCCACGCTCACGCTGGGCCGCCTCGGTATCCGGCTTCCCGATCTCCCCTCGGCGTTGCTCGGCGGGGCGGAAGGCAAGAACGCCTTCGTCCTCAACCGCCTGCGCGGCCCGCGACTGGTCGTCGGCATCGGCACGGGCGCCGCGTTCGGCCTCTCCGGAGCGCTGTTCCAGTCGGTCACCCGCAATCCCCTCGGCAGTCCGGACGTGATCGGACTCGGCGCTGGCGCGGGCGCGGGCGCGGCCGTCGTCGCCCTGCTCCTGCCGGACACCGTGCCGGTATCCGCCGGAGCACTCCTCGGCGCGGTCCTGGCCATGGTGCTCGTCTACGTGTCGACCGGGACCGGCTTCCGTAACCCGGTGCGCCTCGTCGTCGCCGGTATCGGCGTCTCCGCCATGGCGGTCGCCGTCATCCAGTACGTCGTCTACGCCGTCGAGCGGGACAAGGCGACCGTGCTCAGCGCCTACGTCAACGGCAGCCTGTCGGCCCGCTCCTGGGAGGACGCGACCACGATCTGGCTGGTCCTCGCCGGGGTCGTACCGCTCGCCGTGCTGCTCTCGCGGGACATCGGAATCGGCGAGATGGGTGACGACACCGCGGCGGCGCTCGGCGGCCGGCCCGCCCGGACCAAGACCGTCGCCGTCACCCTGGCGATCGTGCTGTCGGCCGGTGCGGTGAGCGTGGCGGGGCCGATCGCCTTCATCTCCCTGACGGCCCCCCAGATCGCCAAGCGGCTGTCGCGCGGATCAGGCCCCCAGCTCGCGCTGTCCATGCTGTTGGGCGCGCTGCTGCTGGTCCTGGCCGATCTCGCCGCCCAGCAGATGCCGCTCCTGGAGAATCTGCCGGTGGGCATCTACACGATGGCCATCGGCGGTCTTTACCTCGGCTACCTGCTGGTCCGCGAATGGCGGCGCGGCACGCTGTAG
- a CDS encoding FecCD family ABC transporter permease, with amino-acid sequence MASSVLAEPGGTSTSRAGAARLALSLTICLTALVLAMLASVMFGSKTTSFRSVVDVLAGHGDAYLTTVVESRYPRTAIGVLAGVSLAVAGTLMQGVTRNPLAEPGLLGINAGASASIVAATAFLGVTGRSATLWWALPGALLAGLVVHLIGSAGTNAGPARLVLAGAVLSAVLAAFVQAVTLTRPKVFDSYRYWVVGALGGRDFEVFWSVLPFAAVGLLLALVIAPGLNVMALGDDAATALGAGPARTKAAGLLAATLLSAAATAAVGPVAFVGLAVPHLVRALVGVDFRLQILFSTLAGPTLLLCADVVGRVLLRPQEVMVGVVTAFIGAPALLLAVRRMRGSA; translated from the coding sequence ATGGCCTCCTCCGTGCTCGCCGAGCCGGGTGGTACCAGCACCTCGCGTGCCGGCGCCGCCCGGCTGGCGCTGTCCCTGACGATCTGTCTGACCGCCCTCGTCCTCGCGATGCTCGCGAGCGTGATGTTCGGCAGCAAGACCACGTCGTTCCGTTCGGTCGTGGATGTCCTCGCGGGCCACGGCGACGCCTATCTGACCACCGTCGTCGAGAGCCGCTACCCGCGGACCGCGATCGGAGTCCTCGCCGGCGTGAGCCTGGCGGTCGCCGGCACCCTGATGCAGGGAGTCACCCGGAACCCCCTCGCCGAGCCCGGACTTCTGGGCATCAACGCGGGCGCCTCGGCGAGCATCGTCGCCGCGACCGCGTTCCTCGGCGTCACGGGGCGGTCCGCCACCCTCTGGTGGGCTCTGCCGGGCGCCCTGCTCGCCGGACTCGTCGTGCACCTCATCGGCTCCGCCGGGACGAACGCCGGCCCGGCCCGCCTGGTGCTGGCCGGAGCCGTCCTCTCCGCCGTCCTCGCGGCCTTCGTCCAGGCCGTCACCCTGACCAGACCCAAGGTCTTCGACAGCTACCGCTACTGGGTCGTCGGAGCCCTGGGCGGGCGGGACTTCGAGGTCTTCTGGTCCGTCCTGCCCTTCGCCGCCGTGGGGCTTCTCCTCGCACTCGTGATCGCGCCCGGCCTCAACGTGATGGCCCTGGGCGACGACGCGGCGACCGCCCTCGGTGCCGGCCCGGCGCGGACGAAGGCGGCGGGACTGCTCGCGGCCACCCTCCTCAGCGCGGCCGCCACCGCTGCCGTCGGTCCCGTCGCGTTCGTCGGTCTCGCCGTTCCGCACCTCGTACGCGCCCTGGTCGGCGTCGACTTCCGTCTCCAGATCCTCTTCTCGACCCTGGCCGGTCCCACGCTCCTGCTCTGCGCCGACGTCGTCGGGCGCGTGCTGCTCCGCCCGCAGGAGGTCATGGTCGGCGTCGTCACCGCTTTTATAGGAGCGCCCGCGCTCCTGCTGGCCGTCCGCCGGATGAGAGGGAGCGCATGA
- a CDS encoding iron-siderophore ABC transporter substrate-binding protein → MPLAVTRIRRRAAVATAAAATLSLLVGGCGSGEKKDTVGSGDAKKSSGAFPVTIKSALGEATITSRPQRIVTLGQGSAETAIALGHTPVGIESYPWGSDKTGYLPWIHEAVTKAGDKLPQQFKGMEELDIEAITELEPDVILAPWSGVTKEQYDVLKDIAPTVAYPDKAWSTDWDQQIDIVAKALGEPEEGKALTAKIREQLAGAAAGRSKYKNVTFSYIYNTGPGTLGVFKPKEQRVEMLTSLGLKVDPVVNEFKETEGTDSAIIGLENANKLAGSDVVFTFYMDEKSREQIEAQPLYAAIPAVKKGAIVYSHDTPFVTASSMINPLTVPWSIERYLPLIDKAVAKAGK, encoded by the coding sequence ATGCCCCTCGCAGTGACCCGCATCCGCCGTCGCGCAGCCGTCGCCACGGCAGCCGCCGCAACGCTCTCCCTCCTCGTCGGTGGCTGCGGCTCGGGCGAGAAGAAGGACACCGTCGGCTCCGGCGACGCGAAGAAAAGCAGCGGCGCCTTCCCCGTGACCATCAAGAGCGCGCTCGGCGAGGCGACCATCACCAGCCGGCCCCAGCGCATCGTCACCCTCGGACAGGGCTCCGCCGAGACCGCCATCGCGCTCGGCCACACACCGGTCGGCATCGAGAGCTATCCCTGGGGCAGCGACAAGACCGGCTACCTGCCGTGGATCCACGAGGCCGTCACCAAGGCGGGCGACAAGCTCCCCCAGCAGTTCAAGGGGATGGAGGAGCTCGACATCGAGGCCATCACCGAGCTCGAGCCCGATGTGATCCTCGCCCCCTGGTCCGGCGTCACCAAGGAGCAGTACGACGTCCTCAAGGACATCGCGCCGACCGTGGCCTACCCCGACAAGGCGTGGAGCACCGACTGGGACCAGCAGATCGACATCGTCGCCAAGGCCCTCGGTGAGCCCGAGGAGGGCAAGGCGCTGACCGCGAAGATCCGTGAGCAGCTGGCCGGGGCCGCCGCCGGCCGGTCGAAATACAAGAACGTCACGTTCTCCTACATCTACAACACCGGCCCCGGCACCCTCGGCGTGTTCAAGCCGAAGGAGCAGCGCGTGGAGATGCTCACGTCCCTCGGCCTCAAGGTCGACCCGGTCGTCAACGAGTTCAAGGAGACCGAGGGTACGGACTCCGCGATCATCGGCCTGGAGAACGCCAACAAGCTCGCCGGCAGCGACGTCGTGTTCACGTTCTACATGGACGAGAAGTCGCGCGAGCAGATCGAGGCCCAGCCGCTGTACGCCGCCATCCCCGCGGTCAAGAAGGGCGCCATCGTGTACAGCCACGACACCCCCTTCGTCACGGCCTCCTCGATGATCAACCCGCTCACCGTGCCGTGGAGCATCGAGCGCTACCTGCCCCTGATCGACAAGGCCGTCGCCAAGGCCGGGAAGTAG
- a CDS encoding phosphocholine-specific phospholipase C, with amino-acid sequence MTPISRRGFVGIGAGLVAGAALPSGAATAAPSAAARAAVGDLTDVRHVVILMQENRSFDHYFGALRGVRGFGDRAAGTIPGGRGVFEQPNWGGRQYPWKLSATPPAGGVDGETLAQCNGDLPHSWTSQHAAWNKGRMDNWVTGVGNTRTLGHLDRADIPFHYALADNYTICDAYFCSALSSTGPNRTFLWSGRIDASSKDGGDESGLSWETYAEALQRAGVTWKVYQNAQDNYGDNGLAYFTRFTDARPGDPLYDRGMGSVPAVTGSTPDDIAASIRADVLSGILPQVSWVVAGEAFCEHPYAPPGDGAHFVDLVYRALAADREVFDSTVLFLNYDENDGFFDHVPPPVAPPGTPGEYIGKVPIGLGFRVPMIVMSPWTRGGWVSSEVFDHTSVLRFLETWTAALGTPAACPHISDWRRRVTGDLTGVFDFARPVYGVPAGLPSTAKVIGQSTCAPLPNPVPQNNALPEQEPGNRPARALPYQVNGNLDRFEFGAAGKILAWFSMTNEGPQATRPAHFSIHPHQYRDTAAWQYTVDPESTSTDYFNIGTGWGGGRYDLSMMGPNRFLRRFTGDASKAGKEIEVAARFATEPGTGKTAVYFRMTNSSGSPVTFTIRSNDYRSDGPWTYPVAAHSSREDWFNAVAYTDGWYDFTVLADIDGTWSRRYTGHIETGAPSVTGS; translated from the coding sequence ATGACTCCCATCAGCCGCAGGGGATTCGTCGGCATCGGGGCAGGGCTCGTGGCCGGGGCGGCGCTGCCGTCCGGCGCCGCGACGGCGGCGCCCTCGGCCGCCGCGCGGGCCGCCGTCGGTGACCTCACCGACGTCCGCCACGTGGTGATCCTCATGCAGGAGAACCGCAGCTTCGACCACTACTTCGGCGCTCTGCGCGGCGTCCGCGGCTTCGGCGACCGCGCCGCCGGCACCATCCCCGGCGGCCGGGGCGTGTTCGAGCAACCGAACTGGGGCGGTCGGCAGTACCCCTGGAAGCTCAGCGCCACCCCGCCCGCCGGCGGTGTCGACGGGGAGACCCTGGCCCAGTGCAACGGCGACCTGCCGCACAGCTGGACCTCGCAGCACGCGGCCTGGAACAAGGGCCGGATGGACAACTGGGTCACCGGCGTCGGCAACACCCGCACCCTGGGACATCTCGACCGTGCCGACATCCCCTTCCACTACGCGCTCGCCGACAACTACACCATCTGCGACGCCTACTTCTGCTCGGCGCTCAGCTCCACGGGTCCCAACCGCACCTTCCTGTGGAGCGGCAGGATCGATGCCTCAAGCAAGGACGGCGGCGACGAGTCCGGGCTGAGCTGGGAGACGTACGCCGAGGCACTCCAGCGAGCCGGGGTGACGTGGAAGGTCTACCAGAACGCCCAGGACAACTACGGCGACAACGGCCTGGCCTACTTCACGAGGTTCACCGACGCGCGGCCGGGTGACCCGCTGTACGACCGCGGCATGGGCTCGGTCCCCGCGGTCACCGGCTCCACCCCCGACGACATCGCGGCCTCGATCCGCGCCGACGTCCTCTCCGGCATCCTTCCACAGGTCTCGTGGGTGGTCGCCGGCGAGGCGTTCTGCGAGCACCCCTACGCGCCGCCCGGCGACGGCGCCCACTTCGTCGACCTCGTCTACCGCGCCCTCGCCGCCGACCGCGAGGTCTTCGACTCGACCGTCCTGTTCCTCAACTACGACGAGAACGACGGCTTCTTCGACCACGTACCACCGCCGGTGGCCCCGCCGGGGACCCCGGGCGAGTACATCGGCAAAGTGCCGATCGGCCTCGGCTTCCGGGTCCCGATGATCGTCATGTCACCCTGGACCCGCGGCGGCTGGGTCAGCTCCGAGGTCTTCGACCACACATCCGTCCTGCGCTTCCTGGAGACCTGGACGGCGGCCCTCGGCACGCCCGCGGCCTGCCCCCACATCAGCGACTGGCGCCGGAGGGTCACCGGTGACCTGACCGGCGTGTTCGACTTCGCCCGCCCCGTCTACGGGGTACCCGCCGGCCTGCCCTCGACCGCGAAGGTCATCGGCCAGTCCACCTGCGCGCCACTGCCTAACCCGGTGCCCCAGAACAACGCGCTCCCCGAGCAGGAACCGGGCAACCGCCCCGCTCGCGCCCTGCCGTACCAGGTCAACGGCAACCTCGACCGCTTCGAGTTCGGCGCGGCGGGCAAGATCCTGGCCTGGTTCTCCATGACGAACGAGGGCCCGCAAGCCACCCGGCCGGCCCACTTCTCGATCCACCCGCACCAGTACCGCGACACGGCGGCCTGGCAGTACACCGTCGACCCGGAAAGTACGTCGACCGACTACTTCAACATCGGCACGGGCTGGGGCGGGGGCAGGTACGACCTCTCGATGATGGGCCCCAACCGCTTCCTGCGCCGCTTCACCGGCGACGCGTCCAAGGCGGGGAAGGAGATCGAGGTCGCGGCCCGGTTCGCGACCGAACCGGGCACCGGGAAGACGGCCGTCTACTTCCGGATGACCAACTCCTCCGGAAGCCCCGTCACCTTCACGATCCGCTCGAACGACTACCGCTCGGACGGCCCCTGGACCTACCCGGTCGCCGCACACTCCTCACGGGAGGACTGGTTCAACGCGGTGGCCTACACCGACGGCTGGTACGACTTCACCGTTCTCGCCGACATCGACGGCACCTGGTCGCGCCGCTACACCGGCCACATCGAGACGGGCGCTCCGAGCGTCACCGGCTCCTGA
- a CDS encoding universal stress protein produces the protein MSEEASVVVGVDGSEHSLRALGWALSVARDIGAPLLVAHVRSDALQLGSARISSLGGMPEIPDAVTDGVRTWVAGHAADVAVRYASLDGTVTEALLTSARNARLLVIGSRGHGGFATLLLGSTSRALASSAPCPVVVVPHEARAVSLESGAEAGRVMLGLHTEETADEVVDFAFQAAGRRGVALEALTAFRLPASPAMLVGPPAPALQMPGQMSMDEASDLVRETERRQGERLRPFTERYPGVEVVPAVVPADAAGRLVEASRTAGLVVVGRHRHRHRMETLLMGSVAHAVLHHAHCPVAVVPAAR, from the coding sequence ATGAGCGAAGAGGCGTCAGTCGTCGTCGGTGTGGACGGGTCCGAGCACAGCCTCCGGGCGCTCGGCTGGGCGCTGAGCGTCGCGCGCGACATCGGCGCTCCCCTGCTCGTCGCCCATGTGCGCTCCGACGCCCTGCAACTCGGATCCGCCCGGATCTCCTCCCTCGGCGGCATGCCCGAGATCCCCGACGCGGTCACCGACGGCGTCCGCACCTGGGTCGCGGGCCACGCGGCGGACGTGGCGGTGCGGTACGCCTCACTCGACGGCACCGTGACCGAGGCGCTGCTGACCTCGGCCCGCAACGCGCGGCTGTTGGTGATCGGCTCGCGCGGACACGGCGGATTCGCGACGCTGCTTCTCGGCTCGACCAGCCGGGCCCTGGCGTCGAGCGCCCCGTGTCCGGTCGTCGTCGTCCCGCACGAGGCACGCGCCGTGTCACTGGAGAGCGGCGCGGAAGCCGGCCGGGTCATGCTCGGGCTGCACACCGAGGAGACCGCGGACGAGGTGGTCGACTTCGCGTTCCAGGCGGCGGGGCGGCGGGGCGTGGCGCTCGAAGCGCTGACCGCCTTCCGGCTGCCGGCCTCTCCGGCGATGCTCGTCGGCCCGCCGGCACCGGCCCTGCAGATGCCCGGGCAGATGTCCATGGACGAGGCGTCGGATCTGGTGCGGGAGACCGAACGGCGCCAGGGCGAACGGCTGCGGCCCTTCACCGAGCGGTACCCGGGCGTCGAGGTCGTGCCGGCCGTCGTGCCCGCGGACGCGGCGGGACGCCTCGTCGAGGCGTCCCGCACCGCGGGACTCGTCGTCGTCGGCCGCCACCGGCACCGGCACCGGATGGAGACGCTGCTCATGGGGTCCGTCGCCCACGCGGTCCTCCACCACGCGCACTGTCCGGTCGCGGTGGTACCCGCCGCCCGCTGA
- a CDS encoding GNAT family N-acetyltransferase, whose product MTGLRILAVDGDAMAQDWRHVHNAIIPTARLTLDEVRVRLHRNHLEVAYQGDVLVGCSTVRPPADDEAVATVIARTLAGHRGRGVGEALYARGLARALEKGARTIETVVLSSNEDGLRFALAHGFVETERYLLPGDTIPWVTLRLP is encoded by the coding sequence ATGACCGGACTCCGTATCCTCGCCGTCGACGGCGACGCCATGGCCCAGGACTGGCGACACGTCCACAACGCGATCATCCCGACGGCTCGCCTCACCCTCGACGAGGTGCGTGTCAGGCTGCACCGCAACCACCTGGAGGTCGCCTACCAGGGGGACGTCCTCGTCGGCTGCTCGACGGTGCGTCCACCCGCCGACGACGAGGCGGTGGCGACGGTGATCGCCCGGACCCTCGCCGGGCACCGTGGGCGCGGTGTGGGGGAAGCCCTCTACGCCCGGGGGCTGGCCCGAGCCCTCGAGAAAGGTGCCCGGACGATCGAGACCGTCGTCCTCTCGTCGAACGAGGACGGTCTGCGGTTCGCCTTGGCACACGGCTTCGTGGAGACCGAGCGGTACCTGCTGCCGGGCGACACCATTCCCTGGGTCACTCTGCGCCTGCCCTGA